Part of the Brevibacillus brevis genome is shown below.
TTTTCAAGCGGCAGATCCGCCCCTGAATCGGCCTGTTTGCGCTCCTTGTTCAGCGAGCGGAGGTAGGCGAGGTGGTGCTTGTCAACGCTGTCTTTCCCGATGTTCCAATCTCCCTGCACAACTGCGGCGTCGCGGCTCCGATGCCATAAGCGTCCGAAAAGATCCCATTTTGCCAATGTGTTCCCTCCTACCCTTCAAAACCGGACGGGAGCTTTGCTGTCATCCGTTGCAGACGTATGGCGAGCTTCATCGCTGTACGTGCCATGACGGTCGTGTCGGCTGACAGTTCCCCTAATTTGATGTAGCTGTTGCTGGTGTACTGGCCGTCTTCCCAATGCAGCGGGGCGACCAGGCGCAGCCCGAGAAGCTGGCGGAAATGGCTTTCTACCTCATCGCAAAAGCTTTTGGGCCAAATGCCTTTTTCACGCAGCAGGACCAGTCGCTCGAGCGTCGAGCTGCAGAAGATCCCGTTTGCAAGGGCGAAGTGGCGGACACAATTGACGATTGGCAGGTAGACGCCGTATTTCAAATTGACGGCCCCCCGGAAACGGCCTTGGACCTCGGGCAGAATACGTCCGAACAATCCGAGCGGCACCCGGTAATGCAAGGTGTTGCTGACAAGACGGCTCATTAAAAAATGATTGTTGGCAAGCAACCGGCGAAAGTGGTCGAGGACCGGCCCGAAAATGGCCGTTTCTCCCCAGAGGACGCGGGCGTCGCTCGCGAGCAGCAGGTAACGGGCATTTTCCCAGATGGGGTGAGAGGCCCAGCTATCGATTCGTTCGATCCACTGTTCCACGCTTCCCCGCCATTTTGGGGAGACGCAGGTGACATTTCCTTGGCATGGAGGGTAGCCGGCTTCTTCCAGGCCTTGTACGATCGTCGCCCCCAAGAGGTGAAAGTAATGGTGCACCTTTTCTGTGTCAGCCG
Proteins encoded:
- a CDS encoding DUF294 nucleotidyltransferase-like domain-containing protein, which encodes MTLANTGDTAIPNFSSLNAFSPLEPPKPAPLTLSPDQLERISRTETFRELSLLRQELLDAAPLHTLKRAGELAPFAVVVNLIHDSIIRHSVLLAVRELAKRGGGTPPVPFAFLQFGSGGRHEQALISDQDNGLVYLLPPHLDAADTEKVHHYFHLLGATIVQGLEEAGYPPCQGNVTCVSPKWRGSVEQWIERIDSWASHPIWENARYLLLASDARVLWGETAIFGPVLDHFRRLLANNHFLMSRLVSNTLHYRVPLGLFGRILPEVQGRFRGAVNLKYGVYLPIVNCVRHFALANGIFCSSTLERLVLLREKGIWPKSFCDEVESHFRQLLGLRLVAPLHWEDGQYTSNSYIKLGELSADTTVMARTAMKLAIRLQRMTAKLPSGFEG